DNA sequence from the Nitrospirae bacterium YQR-1 genome:
GACTGAATTTTTTCATTGCAAAGTCTGAGCGCTGAGTGGTAGTCCTTACGGGCAAGAGCTTTATCTATGGTTTCAAAGTCCTTTTTCTTTTCCATGATTTTCTCAAGCCGCCCCAACAGGCCTTCTTTTGTAAAAGGCTTTGTAAGATAATCATCCGGCTTGTACTCCATAGCGCCCATAACCATCCTCATTGTATTCTCTGCTGTAATCATGATGAATATGGCGGAGTATTTAAGGATTTCCTTGTGCTTTGCTTCCTCAAGGATTTGCTGCCCGTCTCGTTTATTCTCACCTAAGTTATAATCGCAAAGGATTAAATCATATCCTTTCAACGCTATTTTATCTATAGCCTCATCACCGTCACCGGTATCATCCACATCTGTTGCCCCAAGAGATTGCAGCATCTTCTTAACTGAATACCTGAACTCTGAGAAATCATCTACCAACAAACATTTCTTATTGGCCAAAATTAACTTTATCATCTATCTTTTAAATAACTCCGTCGGGACTTTGCAGCCTGAAAAAACAGACATTCTATCTTCTTTCAGGCACACATCTTTTTATCTTTGGTTCCTGCAATACTACCCCTTTCACTGTGTAATTATACAAATAATAATTATTTATGTCAATATGATTTAATTTTAAAAGTTTTAGCTAAAAAAATGTCTTAATACCAAGTTGCAGTTAGAAGTCTAACTTCGTTGGCTTTGTCAAAAGCTCCTGGGCGTACGCTCCCCTAAAGAGGCGGCGGCGCTTTCTCCCAGCCGCCTGTGTTTACTTCTGACTGCGAATTGGTATCGGTAGTTTGATTCTTTAACTTTTCCAGAGCCTGTGTTAAATGCTCCTCCGTTGTCTTTGTAGATGGATGAGCGATGCCTAATGTATTTTTGAAAATATCCAGTGATTGTTTAAACAATATGGCAGCTTTATCAAACTGCTCTGTGGTGCAATATACAGCACCCAGATTATATAGTCTTATCGCTACCTTAGGGTGATTATTACGGTAAACCGACTTATCAATGCTTAAGGCCTGGTTATAAAACTCGATAGCTTTGCTGAACTGCCCGCAATGTTTCCACGCAGCGCCCAAATTGTTTAGTCTTATGGCCACTGTCGGGTGCTTATCACCATAAGCGGCTTTATCTATGCTTAAAGCCTGTTCATAACATTCTATTGCTTTTTTGTAATTTGCACATTTCATATAAATTAATCCGGCTTCATTCCAGCACTGGGAGTTCCGAGGGGCTGCTTCTATAGCTTTTTCACAAAGTTTGAGGGCATCTCTTAACACAGTCTCGTTGTCAGGGCAAACCATTATTGTATCTCCTGCATTTTTTCTTTCAGCAGATATGCACTTATCAGATTTTTTCGTGCCATCTCCATATCGGGG
Encoded proteins:
- a CDS encoding tetratricopeptide repeat protein, whose amino-acid sequence is MVCPDNETVLRDALKLCEKAIEAAPRNSQCWNEAGLIYMKCANYKKAIECYEQALSIDKAAYGDKHPTVAIRLNNLGAAWKHCGQFSKAIEFYNQALSIDKSVYRNNHPKVAIRLYNLGAVYCTTEQFDKAAILFKQSLDIFKNTLGIAHPSTKTTEEHLTQALEKLKNQTTDTNSQSEVNTGGWEKAPPPL